A single region of the Enterobacteriaceae endosymbiont of Donacia tomentosa genome encodes:
- the ptsG gene encoding PTS glucose transporter subunit IIBC, with translation MFNNVFANMQKIGKSLMLPVSVLPIAGILLGVGSAHFYWVPWVISDIMQKTGSSVFANMPLIFSIGIALGFTNNNGVSALASVVSYGILTKTIEVVIPLLLHSDSISSSNDIIQKHLTDTGVLGGIIAGSIAAYMFNRFHKIQLVEYLGFFSGKRFVPIISGLTSIFIGLLLSLVWLPLGKLIQYFSYWAAYQNPVLAFGLYGFIERALLPFGLHHIWNVPFQMEIGSFMNEVTKQVYHGDIARYIAGDPSAGKLSGGFLFKMYGLPAAAIAIWHSTKKENKNKIGSLMLSGALTSFFTGITEPIEFSFMYVAPILYVIHMILSGLAFPICIILGMRNGTSFSHGLIDFIILSGNGSKIWLFPVIGTIYSILYYSIFRLLITKLNLKTPGREPIQNNMKNHNLIQNYGKKLVNAFGGKNNIINLDACITRLRISVVDVKKVNKEKLKILGASAVIILGNGVQAVFGTKSDLLKTEMDDFINKNYNSK, from the coding sequence ATGTTTAACAATGTATTTGCCAATATGCAAAAAATCGGTAAGTCTTTAATGCTACCAGTATCAGTTTTACCTATTGCTGGTATACTACTAGGAGTAGGTTCAGCTCATTTTTATTGGGTACCTTGGGTCATTTCTGATATTATGCAAAAAACAGGTAGTTCCGTATTTGCTAACATGCCTTTAATTTTTTCAATTGGGATAGCTTTAGGTTTTACTAATAATAATGGTGTTTCTGCACTAGCGTCTGTTGTATCTTATGGTATTTTAACTAAAACTATTGAAGTAGTAATCCCACTACTGTTACATAGTGATAGTATATCATCATCTAATGATATAATTCAAAAACATCTTACAGATACAGGCGTTTTAGGTGGAATTATTGCGGGATCTATTGCTGCTTATATGTTTAATCGTTTTCATAAAATTCAATTAGTAGAATATCTCGGTTTTTTTTCTGGTAAACGTTTTGTACCTATTATTTCTGGATTAACATCAATTTTTATTGGATTATTATTATCTTTAGTATGGTTACCCTTAGGTAAACTTATACAATATTTTTCTTATTGGGCCGCTTATCAAAATCCAGTATTAGCTTTTGGTCTTTATGGATTCATAGAAAGAGCTTTATTACCTTTTGGGTTACATCATATATGGAATGTTCCTTTTCAAATGGAAATCGGTTCATTTATGAATGAAGTCACTAAACAAGTATATCATGGTGATATTGCAAGATATATAGCAGGTGATCCATCTGCTGGTAAATTATCTGGAGGATTTTTATTTAAAATGTATGGTTTACCCGCAGCAGCAATTGCTATATGGCATTCTACAAAAAAAGAAAATAAAAATAAAATTGGTAGTTTAATGTTATCAGGAGCACTAACTTCTTTTTTTACAGGAATAACAGAACCAATAGAATTTTCTTTTATGTATGTAGCACCAATATTATATGTAATTCATATGATCCTGTCAGGATTAGCATTTCCTATTTGTATTATTTTAGGGATGAGAAATGGTACTAGTTTTTCGCATGGTTTAATTGATTTTATCATTTTAAGTGGTAATGGTAGTAAAATATGGTTATTTCCTGTAATAGGAACTATATATTCTATTTTATATTATAGTATATTTAGACTTTTAATTACTAAGTTAAATTTAAAAACTCCTGGACGTGAACCTATACAAAATAATATGAAAAATCATAATTTAATACAAAATTATGGTAAAAAGTTAGTAAATGCTTTTGGAGGAAAAAATAATATTATTAATTTAGATGCATGTATTACTCGATTACGTATAAGTGTTGTAGACGTTAAAAAAGTTAATAAAGAAAAATTAAAAATTTTAGGAGCTTCTGCTGTTATTATATTAGGGAATGGTGTGCAAGCAGTTTTTGGTACAAAATCAGATCTTTTAAAAACAGAAATGGATGATTTTATAAACAAAAATTATAATAGTAAATAA
- a CDS encoding histidine triad nucleotide-binding protein — protein MNNKQNIFQQIVSKKINTKILYEDELVTVFNDIKPKSPIHVLIIPNITIYTLNEVNKSHELILGRMLLVASKIAKKKNIDKDGYRVVINCNKNGCQEIFYLHMHLLGGRKGTKNFF, from the coding sequence ATGAATAATAAACAAAATATTTTTCAACAAATAGTTTCTAAAAAAATTAATACTAAAATTCTTTATGAAGATGAATTAGTAACAGTTTTTAATGATATAAAACCTAAAAGCCCAATACATGTTTTAATTATACCCAACATTACAATATATACTCTAAATGAAGTAAATAAAAGCCATGAATTAATTTTAGGAAGAATGTTATTGGTAGCTTCAAAAATAGCTAAAAAAAAAAACATAGATAAAGATGGTTATCGGGTTGTAATTAATTGTAATAAAAATGGATGTCAAGAAATATTTTATTTACATATGCATTTATTAGGAGGAAGGAAGGGAACGAAAAATTTTTTTTAA
- the gap gene encoding type I glyceraldehyde-3-phosphate dehydrogenase, whose protein sequence is MSIKVAINGFGRIGRIFFRAAQKNTKIKIIAINDLLEISYIAYMLKYDSTHGMFDGNIEVKNNCLIVNKNIIHIFSESDPSKLKWGNLNIDAVVESTGLFLTKELCKKHIIAGAKKVIITAPPKDSSIPMYVEGVNFNKYNGENIISNASCTTNCLAPLAKVIHDNYIIENGLMTTIHAVTSTQKTVDSPSSKDWRGGRGAYQNIIPSSTGAAKAVGIVLPELDGKLTGISLRVPIANVSVVDFTVKVFKRTTLSEIYQTIKFASNNDMKNVIGYTKDDVVSSDFNGEILTSVFDKKASIAINNNFFKLISWYDNETGYSHKILDLIIHIFKK, encoded by the coding sequence ATGTCTATAAAAGTAGCTATTAATGGATTTGGTAGAATAGGTCGTATTTTTTTTCGAGCTGCCCAAAAAAATACTAAAATTAAAATTATAGCAATTAATGATTTATTAGAAATAAGCTATATCGCTTATATGTTGAAATATGATTCAACACATGGGATGTTTGATGGAAATATTGAAGTTAAAAATAATTGTTTAATTGTTAATAAAAATATTATTCATATTTTTTCTGAATCAGATCCTAGTAAATTAAAATGGGGTAATTTAAATATTGATGCTGTTGTAGAATCAACAGGTTTATTTTTAACAAAGGAATTGTGTAAAAAACACATTATAGCGGGAGCTAAAAAAGTAATTATTACAGCACCTCCTAAAGATTCTTCTATACCAATGTATGTAGAAGGAGTAAATTTTAATAAATATAATGGTGAGAATATTATATCTAATGCTTCATGTACAACTAATTGTTTAGCTCCTTTAGCTAAAGTGATTCATGATAATTATATAATTGAAAACGGTCTTATGACAACTATTCATGCTGTAACTTCTACGCAAAAAACTGTTGATAGTCCTTCAAGTAAGGATTGGAGAGGAGGAAGAGGAGCTTATCAAAATATTATTCCATCAAGTACTGGTGCAGCAAAAGCAGTTGGGATAGTTTTACCAGAATTAGATGGTAAATTAACCGGTATATCATTACGTGTTCCTATAGCTAATGTTTCTGTAGTTGATTTTACAGTAAAAGTTTTTAAAAGAACTACTTTATCAGAAATTTATCAAACTATTAAATTTGCCTCGAATAACGATATGAAAAATGTTATAGGTTATACGAAAGATGATGTTGTATCAAGTGATTTTAATGGCGAAATATTAACATCTGTATTTGATAAAAAAGCAAGTATAGCTATTAATAATAATTTTTTTAAATTAATTTCTTGGTATGATAATGAAACAGGTTATTCTCACAAAATTTTAGATTTAATAATACATATTTTTAAAAAATAA
- the sppA gene encoding signal peptide peptidase SppA, giving the protein MTKLWNLIKIFCCYLWSIINFTRIFIINIIFIFFISICCFYLYNMNHNKNIIKLNKDKKQALEINIDGTISNDITDYNNNLLYNLLNKYIYKKKNNSLFYIIHSIYKAKKDKKITGIILKLDNLIINDISALHFLGKYLDDFKKSGKQIYAIGDLYNQNQYYLASFANEIFLSPYGAIQLHGIEINNFYYKNILKKLKIESNIFRIGEYKSAVEPFLRNSMSIKNKIFFKKFIKNLWDDYINVIAYNRNLTKEKLFLADQSFLISLKENHGDLALFALKNKLIDQLLNKIDFEQKMIKIFGWDNNKKTYNHISIYEYINQNKINHYSKNGNIAVITINGIIKYGNLGSNLISQQIHQVYLNPKIKGLILRINSPGGSLIASQNIYDELSSLRKIHKPIVVLMGATAASGAYLISTAGDYIISDPDTITGSIGIFSIINTFNNTLNAIGINNDGVNISDRFNLSIFKKLSCIDQKIIKLNILNGYTYFINLIAERRNKTIEEVKKLANGMIFIGKDAVKYGLVDTLGDFDFAITKISELIGNKNISLNWIDNNKIPSLLDYIFQTNNNIAFDVINNYINIMFDKNLLLFNNKSLTDVRNIYSICYLNFI; this is encoded by the coding sequence ATGACTAAATTATGGAATTTAATAAAGATTTTTTGTTGCTATTTATGGTCAATTATTAATTTTACTAGAATTTTTATAATAAATATTATTTTTATTTTTTTTATATCTATATGCTGTTTTTATTTATATAATATGAATCATAATAAAAATATTATTAAACTTAATAAGGATAAAAAACAAGCATTAGAAATTAACATTGATGGAACCATATCTAATGATATTACTGATTACAATAATAATTTATTATATAATTTACTTAATAAATATATATATAAAAAAAAAAATAACTCCTTATTTTATATTATTCATTCTATATATAAAGCTAAAAAAGATAAAAAAATTACAGGTATTATATTAAAATTAGATAATTTAATTATTAATGATATATCAGCATTACATTTTTTAGGTAAATATTTAGATGACTTTAAAAAATCTGGGAAACAAATATATGCTATTGGAGATTTATACAATCAAAATCAATATTATTTAGCTAGTTTTGCTAATGAAATCTTTTTATCACCTTATGGTGCTATTCAATTACATGGTATAGAAATTAATAATTTCTATTATAAAAATATACTAAAAAAATTAAAAATTGAATCCAATATATTTAGGATAGGCGAATATAAATCAGCTGTTGAACCTTTTTTACGAAATAGTATGTCTATTAAAAACAAAATTTTCTTTAAAAAATTTATTAAAAATTTATGGGATGATTATATTAACGTAATTGCATACAATCGAAATTTAACAAAAGAAAAACTTTTTCTTGCAGATCAAAGTTTTTTAATTTCTTTAAAAGAAAACCATGGTGATTTAGCATTATTTGCACTAAAAAATAAATTAATAGATCAATTATTAAATAAAATTGATTTTGAACAGAAAATGATAAAAATTTTTGGATGGGATAATAATAAAAAAACTTATAATCATATAAGTATATATGAATATATAAATCAAAATAAAATTAATCATTATTCAAAAAATGGAAATATTGCAGTAATAACAATAAATGGGATTATAAAATATGGTAACTTGGGAAGTAACTTAATTAGTCAACAAATACATCAAGTTTATTTAAATCCTAAAATTAAAGGATTGATATTAAGAATTAATAGTCCAGGAGGTAGTTTAATCGCATCTCAAAATATTTATGATGAACTTTCATCATTAAGAAAAATTCACAAACCCATTGTTGTATTAATGGGAGCAACTGCTGCATCAGGAGCATATTTAATTTCTACTGCTGGTGATTATATAATTAGTGACCCAGATACAATTACAGGTTCTATTGGAATTTTTAGTATTATAAATACCTTTAATAATACTTTAAATGCAATTGGAATTAATAATGATGGAGTTAATATATCAGATAGATTTAATTTGTCTATTTTTAAAAAATTATCATGTATAGATCAAAAAATTATTAAATTAAATATTCTAAATGGATATACTTACTTTATTAATTTAATTGCTGAAAGAAGAAATAAAACTATAGAAGAAGTAAAAAAATTAGCTAATGGAATGATTTTTATTGGTAAAGATGCTGTAAAATATGGTTTAGTTGATACTTTAGGTGATTTTGATTTTGCTATTACAAAAATATCTGAATTAATAGGAAATAAGAATATATCATTAAATTGGATAGATAATAATAAAATTCCTTCTTTATTAGATTATATTTTTCAAACAAACAATAATATTGCTTTTGATGTTATTAATAATTACATAAATATTATGTTTGATAAAAACTTATTATTATTTAATAATAAAAGCTTAACTGACGTAAGAAATATATATTCTATATGTTATTTAAATTTTATATAA
- the xthA gene encoding exodeoxyribonuclease III: MKIISFNINGIRAHIHQLKLIIKIHNPDIIGLQETRVCDIDFPIEQLSVLGYDILFYGQKKYYGVAFFSRFKIINIQKGFLKNNDTTQKRIIIMDLDSSIGNIKIINCYFPQGENRNNLVKFQYKINFFNTLYKYIKNYLKPTDHIIIMGDINVTISNLDIGIGEKNRIKWLQIGKCSFLPEERFYVHQLLNWGLFDIWRIMHPKTNNKFSWFDYRSKGYQINQGLRIDNILISKSLIRYYVDSDIDYFIRSMKCSSDHAPIWVEFRIFN; encoded by the coding sequence ATGAAAATTATTTCTTTTAATATTAATGGCATAAGAGCTCATATTCATCAATTAAAATTAATAATAAAAATACATAATCCTGATATTATTGGATTACAAGAAACAAGAGTTTGTGATATAGATTTTCCTATAGAACAATTATCTGTACTAGGATATGATATTCTTTTTTATGGACAAAAAAAATATTATGGAGTAGCTTTTTTTAGTCGGTTTAAAATTATTAATATTCAAAAAGGATTTTTAAAAAATAATGATACTACTCAAAAAAGAATTATAATTATGGATTTGGACAGTTCTATTGGTAATATCAAAATTATAAATTGCTATTTCCCACAGGGAGAAAATCGTAATAATTTAGTTAAATTTCAATACAAAATTAATTTTTTTAATACTTTATACAAGTATATTAAAAATTATTTAAAACCAACAGATCATATTATAATAATGGGAGATATTAATGTTACTATATCCAATTTAGATATTGGTATTGGTGAAAAAAATCGGATAAAATGGTTACAAATAGGTAAGTGTTCTTTTTTACCAGAAGAAAGATTTTATGTCCACCAATTACTTAATTGGGGGTTATTCGATATTTGGAGAATAATGCATCCTAAAACAAATAATAAATTTTCTTGGTTCGATTATAGATCTAAAGGATATCAAATAAACCAAGGATTAAGAATTGATAATATTTTAATAAGTAAATCATTAATAAGATATTATGTTGATTCTGATATAGACTATTTTATTCGTAGTATGAAATGTTCTTCAGATCATGCACCTATTTGGGTAGAATTTAGAATTTTTAATTAG
- the trpA gene encoding tryptophan synthase subunit alpha: MNKYYDNMFQKLNNNKAAAFIPFLTVGYPSIKIFIKIIELYIKSGADALELGIPFSDPFADGNIIQKANLQTLKIGINIIKCFQIIKNIRNKYKKIPIGILTYANIIISYGIKNFYIECYRAGINSVLIIDLPIEEFNPFYRLTQKNKISPILICPPNVDKNFYKKISLFQCAYIYVMSRSGITGYDQNLNTTININYLFNNLKKHNLIPIQGFGICNTKQIKKSIKGGSCGVIVGSFLIDIIQKYQDNIEVLFYKLKKILIKFKKATLLTG, encoded by the coding sequence ATGAATAAATATTATGATAATATGTTTCAAAAATTGAATAATAATAAAGCAGCTGCTTTTATCCCATTTCTTACTGTTGGTTACCCATCCATAAAAATATTTATAAAAATAATTGAACTTTATATTAAAAGTGGTGCAGATGCATTAGAATTAGGTATACCTTTTTCAGATCCTTTTGCAGATGGGAACATTATACAAAAAGCTAATTTACAAACTTTAAAAATAGGTATTAATATTATTAAATGTTTTCAAATAATTAAAAATATTAGAAATAAATACAAAAAAATTCCTATAGGAATTTTAACATATGCAAATATTATAATATCTTATGGTATAAAAAATTTTTATATTGAATGTTATAGAGCAGGAATTAATTCTGTTTTAATAATAGATCTTCCTATAGAAGAATTTAATCCATTTTATCGATTAACTCAAAAAAATAAAATATCTCCAATACTTATTTGTCCACCTAATGTGGATAAAAATTTTTATAAAAAAATATCACTTTTCCAGTGTGCATATATATATGTTATGTCAAGATCTGGTATTACTGGATATGATCAAAATTTAAATACTACAATAAATATAAATTATTTATTTAATAATTTAAAAAAACATAATTTAATTCCTATACAAGGATTTGGCATTTGTAATACTAAACAAATAAAAAAATCTATTAAAGGAGGTTCTTGTGGAGTAATAGTTGGTTCTTTTTTGATTGATATTATTCAAAAATATCAAGACAATATTGAGGTCTTATTTTATAAATTAAAAAAAATTTTAATAAAATTTAAAAAAGCTACACTACTAACAGGTTAG
- the trpB gene encoding tryptophan synthase subunit beta, whose translation MKTLLPSYFGDFGGMFVPQILIPTLLELEKIFVLSQNDIFFQKKLSYLLKNYVGRPSPLTICKNLTKNTNTILYLKREDLIHSGAHKINQALGQGLLATKMGKKEIIAETGAGQHGVAVSIVAALLGLKCKIFMGIKDINRQKSNVLRMKLMGSEIVEIHSNKGTLKDACNEAIRYWSSNYQNSHYIIGTAAGPHPYPTIVCTLQSIIGKEVKEQIMLLEDRLPDMLIACIGGGSNAIGLFSDFIKKDISVKLVGVEPGGLGINTGKHGSALKYGKTGIYFGMKTAIMQTKDYQISNSYSISAGLDFPAVGPQHTYLKKIKRANYVTITDDEAVEAFKLLCLKEGIIPALESSHALAYALKIIKNNPKKKQILIVNLSGRGDKDINTINKYDRKNLNIYE comes from the coding sequence ATGAAAACCTTATTACCTAGTTATTTTGGAGATTTTGGTGGTATGTTTGTACCTCAAATATTAATTCCTACTTTATTAGAATTAGAAAAAATATTTGTATTATCTCAAAATGATATTTTTTTTCAAAAAAAATTAAGTTATCTATTAAAAAATTATGTAGGACGTCCATCACCTTTAACTATTTGTAAAAATTTAACTAAAAATACAAACACAATTTTATATTTAAAAAGAGAAGATTTAATACATAGTGGAGCTCATAAAATAAATCAAGCATTAGGACAAGGATTATTAGCAACAAAAATGGGGAAAAAGGAGATTATAGCAGAAACAGGAGCAGGACAACATGGTGTTGCTGTATCAATAGTAGCTGCATTATTAGGATTAAAATGTAAAATATTTATGGGTATTAAAGATATTAATCGACAAAAATCTAATGTTTTGAGAATGAAATTAATGGGGAGCGAAATAGTTGAAATTCATAGTAATAAAGGAACACTAAAAGATGCTTGTAATGAAGCTATTCGTTATTGGTCTAGTAATTATCAAAATTCTCATTATATAATAGGAACAGCAGCTGGACCTCATCCTTATCCAACTATAGTTTGTACATTACAAAGTATAATAGGAAAAGAAGTAAAAGAGCAAATTATGTTATTGGAAGATCGATTGCCAGATATGCTAATTGCTTGTATAGGAGGAGGATCAAATGCTATAGGATTATTTTCTGATTTTATTAAAAAAGATATATCAGTTAAATTAGTTGGAGTTGAACCTGGTGGGTTAGGCATTAATACAGGGAAACATGGATCTGCTTTAAAATATGGAAAAACTGGAATATATTTTGGAATGAAAACTGCTATTATGCAAACAAAAGATTATCAAATTTCTAATTCGTATTCTATTTCTGCTGGTTTAGATTTCCCAGCAGTTGGGCCTCAACATACATATTTAAAAAAAATAAAAAGAGCAAATTATGTCACAATAACGGATGATGAAGCTGTTGAAGCTTTTAAATTATTATGTTTAAAAGAAGGTATTATACCTGCTCTAGAATCATCACATGCATTAGCTTATGCTTTAAAAATAATTAAAAATAATCCAAAAAAAAAACAAATACTTATAGTTAATTTATCCGGAAGAGGGGATAAAGATATTAATACGATTAATAAATACGATAGGAAAAATTTAAATATATATGAATAA
- the trpCF gene encoding bifunctional indole-3-glycerol-phosphate synthase TrpC/phosphoribosylanthranilate isomerase TrpF, translated as MYANKNILNTIITNKITWIQEQKKFISLEKIKNSVKKTKLNFYKSLKKNYNVFILECKKASPAQGIICKNFNIIKIVNVYKNYASAISVITDEKFFQGNFNFIQKIKKLVLQPILCKDFIIDPYQIYFARYYGADAILLILSIINDYEYNILSNIAHRLNMGVLTEVNNKNELKRAINLNAKIISINNRNLKDFSVNVNHTFNILKKQILPKDIILISASGIHNNKQIRDLSKFVHGFLIGSAITSQQNILAKVKSLIFGKNKICGLKNVKEAEVTSKYGGFFGGLIFTTKSIRFITLANALKITSYVKTLFYVGVFYNSTIAEIIKISKSLSLYAVQLHGDEDQNFINILRKKLSKKTKIWKVIKISNHIPKINFYNIDLYVYDNYLPGKGLSFNWKLLKKKKTNNILLAGGLNIENCIKAINLNCYGLDFNSGIENTLGTKDLKKIKDIFQKLRNYRMIRN; from the coding sequence ATGTATGCTAACAAAAATATTTTAAATACAATAATTACTAATAAAATAACTTGGATACAAGAACAAAAAAAATTTATTTCACTCGAAAAAATAAAAAACAGTGTAAAAAAAACTAAATTAAATTTTTATAAATCTTTAAAAAAAAATTATAATGTATTTATTTTAGAATGTAAAAAGGCATCTCCAGCACAAGGAATAATTTGTAAAAATTTTAATATTATTAAAATAGTTAATGTTTATAAAAATTACGCATCTGCAATTTCAGTTATTACAGATGAAAAATTTTTCCAAGGTAATTTTAATTTTATTCAGAAAATCAAAAAATTAGTACTACAACCAATTTTATGTAAAGATTTTATTATAGATCCTTATCAAATATATTTTGCAAGATATTATGGTGCTGATGCAATATTATTAATATTATCAATAATAAATGATTATGAATATAATATACTATCAAATATAGCTCATAGATTAAATATGGGTGTATTAACTGAAGTAAATAATAAAAATGAGTTAAAAAGAGCTATTAATTTAAATGCAAAAATAATTAGCATTAATAATAGAAATTTAAAAGATTTTTCAGTAAACGTAAATCATACTTTTAATATATTAAAAAAACAGATCCTTCCTAAGGATATAATTTTAATTAGTGCATCAGGAATACATAATAATAAACAAATACGTGATTTAAGTAAATTTGTACATGGTTTTTTAATTGGCTCTGCCATTACATCTCAACAAAATATTTTAGCTAAAGTAAAAAGTTTAATTTTCGGAAAAAATAAAATATGTGGTTTAAAAAATGTTAAAGAAGCTGAGGTAACAAGTAAATATGGTGGTTTTTTTGGGGGACTTATTTTTACTACTAAATCTATTAGATTTATCACATTAGCTAATGCCTTAAAAATAACTTCATACGTAAAAACATTATTTTATGTCGGAGTATTCTATAATAGTACAATAGCAGAAATTATAAAAATATCGAAATCATTATCATTATATGCAGTACAATTACATGGAGATGAAGATCAAAATTTCATAAATATTTTAAGAAAAAAATTATCTAAAAAAACCAAAATTTGGAAAGTTATAAAAATTAGTAACCATATTCCTAAAATTAATTTTTATAATATAGATTTATATGTTTATGATAATTATTTACCAGGTAAAGGGCTATCTTTTAATTGGAAACTTTTGAAGAAAAAAAAAACAAATAATATTTTATTAGCTGGAGGTTTAAATATAGAAAATTGTATTAAAGCAATAAACTTAAATTGTTATGGTTTAGATTTTAATTCAGGTATTGAAAATACTCTTGGTACAAAAGATCTTAAAAAAATAAAAGATATTTTTCAAAAATTACGTAATTATAGAATGATAAGGAATTAA
- the trpD gene encoding anthranilate phosphoribosyltransferase: MINIILNKLYDSCCISKSESNYLFSAIFNKKLNNSQIIAALIALKVKGESMEEIIGLINAIKASQIRNFPKSYYITTDIVGTGGDKLNTLNISTSSAFIAAACGIKIVKHTNYYISGLSGSANILELLGFNLNQPAVTSKQILDKFNLCFLFAPNYYKCFKQLMPIRKELKTRTILNIIGPLINPAKPKIILIGVFKKNLLSIIINILKLLKYKRAAVVYCKGMDEISLHDITHVFELKNNQIFNYKLKPKHFGLKYINVKDLEGQSINNNTKSLVQLLKGQCQNISYIHTVAANVAFLLKLHGQNNLIENTKIVIDIINSGISYNYIINLIRKGYIKNNYVC, encoded by the coding sequence ATGATTAATATTATTTTAAATAAATTATATGATTCTTGTTGTATTTCTAAAAGTGAAAGTAATTATTTATTTTCTGCTATTTTCAATAAAAAATTAAATAATAGTCAAATTATAGCTGCTTTAATTGCTTTAAAAGTTAAAGGTGAAAGTATGGAAGAAATTATTGGATTAATAAATGCAATTAAAGCTTCTCAAATAAGAAATTTTCCTAAATCTTATTATATAACTACAGATATTGTAGGCACAGGGGGGGATAAACTAAATACTTTAAATATTTCTACTAGTAGTGCTTTTATTGCAGCTGCTTGTGGAATTAAAATTGTTAAACATACTAATTATTATATATCAGGATTATCAGGATCAGCTAATATTTTAGAATTATTAGGTTTTAATCTAAATCAACCAGCAGTAACTTCTAAACAGATACTAGATAAATTTAATCTTTGTTTTTTATTTGCACCAAATTATTATAAATGTTTTAAACAACTTATGCCTATTAGAAAAGAGTTAAAAACAAGAACTATATTAAATATAATAGGGCCTTTAATAAATCCAGCTAAACCAAAAATTATTTTAATTGGTGTATTTAAAAAAAATTTATTAAGTATTATTATTAACATTTTAAAATTACTAAAATATAAAAGAGCTGCAGTTGTTTATTGTAAAGGGATGGATGAAATATCACTACATGATATCACTCATGTTTTTGAATTAAAAAATAATCAGATATTTAATTATAAATTAAAACCAAAACATTTTGGATTAAAATATATTAATGTAAAAGATTTAGAAGGGCAATCTATTAATAATAATACTAAATCTTTAGTACAATTATTAAAAGGACAATGTCAAAATATTAGTTATATACATACTGTCGCTGCTAATGTTGCTTTTTTACTAAAATTACATGGCCAAAATAATTTAATAGAAAATACCAAAATAGTAATCGATATAATAAATAGTGGTATAAGTTACAATTACATTATTAATTTAATTCGGAAAGGATATATAAAAAATAATTATGTATGCTAA
- a CDS encoding glutamine amidotransferase-related protein codes for MSDIFILDNFDSFIYNLVDQLRFLGHKVMIYRNNLSINFLLNELIKMKDPLLLLSPGPGYPKNAGFMLDLLRVLIGKIPIIGICLGYQAIVKIYGGHIVKVGKILHGKSSPIIHDNKYMFARINNPMYVARYHSLMVNNIPNIFTINAKFKNMVMGFRYNKYKICGFQFHPESILTPNGNILLEQTIKWACS; via the coding sequence ATGTCAGACATATTTATTTTAGATAATTTTGATTCTTTTATTTATAATTTAGTAGATCAACTGCGATTTTTAGGACATAAAGTAATGATTTATCGTAATAATTTATCAATAAATTTTTTACTTAATGAGTTAATAAAAATGAAAGATCCTCTTTTATTATTGTCTCCAGGACCAGGATATCCTAAAAATGCAGGTTTTATGTTAGATTTACTAAGGGTTTTAATAGGTAAAATACCTATTATTGGAATATGTTTAGGATATCAAGCTATAGTCAAAATTTATGGTGGACATATTGTAAAAGTAGGAAAAATTTTACATGGTAAATCTTCACCAATTATACATGATAATAAATATATGTTTGCTAGAATAAATAATCCTATGTATGTTGCTAGATATCATTCCTTAATGGTTAATAATATACCTAATATATTTACTATAAATGCTAAATTTAAAAATATGGTTATGGGATTTCGTTATAATAAATATAAAATATGTGGTTTTCAATTTCATCCTGAATCAATTCTTACTCCTAATGGTAATATTTTATTAGAACAAACCATAAAATGGGCTTGTAGTTAG